In Flavobacterium gelatinilyticum, a genomic segment contains:
- a CDS encoding YceD family protein yields the protein MSKTKEFLIPFIGLKLGKHHFEYQINNTFFKDFEYDEFQSSDIKVNLLFEKKSNMLELEFKHKGTVNVPCDLTGEDFDLPIKGKMKLIVRFGEEFNDDNEELLILPHGEHELDVSQYIYEMIVLSVPPKRIHPGVKDGTLQTEALTKLNELSVKEQKEESNKEEDIDPRWEKLKKLLTDK from the coding sequence ATGAGCAAAACAAAAGAATTTTTAATTCCTTTTATAGGATTAAAGCTGGGAAAACACCATTTTGAGTATCAAATAAATAACACGTTCTTTAAGGACTTTGAGTACGATGAGTTTCAGAGTTCAGATATTAAAGTGAATTTGCTTTTTGAAAAGAAGAGCAATATGTTAGAGTTAGAATTCAAACACAAAGGAACTGTAAATGTGCCTTGTGATTTAACCGGCGAAGATTTTGATTTACCAATTAAAGGTAAAATGAAGCTGATTGTTCGGTTTGGAGAAGAATTTAATGATGATAACGAAGAATTGTTGATTTTGCCGCATGGAGAACATGAATTAGATGTGTCACAATACATTTATGAAATGATTGTACTTTCGGTGCCCCCGAAAAGAATTCATCCGGGAGTTAAAGACGGAACATTACAAACCGAAGCTTTAACAAAACTGAATGAATTAAGCGTAAAAGAACAAAAGGAAGAGAGTAATAAAGAAGAAGATATTGACCCGCGTTGGGAAAAATTAAAGAAACTATTAACGGATAAATAA
- the rpmF gene encoding 50S ribosomal protein L32 — translation MAHPKRKTSKTRRDKRRTHYKATVAQIATCPITGEAHLYHRAYWHEGKMYYRGQVVIDKSEAVA, via the coding sequence ATGGCACATCCTAAGAGAAAAACCTCGAAAACAAGAAGAGATAAGAGAAGAACACATTATAAAGCTACTGTAGCTCAAATCGCTACATGTCCTATTACAGGAGAGGCGCATTTATACCACAGAGCTTACTGGCACGAAGGTAAAATGTATTACAGAGGGCAAGTTGTTATCGATAAATCTGAAGCGGTTGCTTAA
- a CDS encoding beta-ketoacyl-ACP synthase III yields MSTITAAITAVGAYVPDFVLSNKVLETMVDTNDEWITTRTGIKERRILKDADKGTSYLAIKAAQDLIAKANIDPLEIDMIIMATATPDMLVASTGVFVATEIGATNAFAYDLQAACSSFLYGMSTAAAYVQSGRYKKVLLIGADKMSSIVDYTDRATCIIFGDGAGAVLFEPNYEGLGLQDEYLRSDGVGRDFLKIPAGGSLIPASEDTVKNRQHNIMQDGKTVFKYAVTNMADASELILQRNNLTNQDVDWLVPHQANKRIIDATAGRLELEESKVLVNIERYGNTTSGTLPLVLSDFEHQFKKGDNIILAAFGGGFTWGSIYLKWAYDKK; encoded by the coding sequence ATGAGTACAATCACAGCCGCAATTACCGCTGTTGGAGCTTACGTTCCAGACTTTGTTCTTTCTAATAAGGTATTGGAAACAATGGTCGATACTAATGACGAATGGATTACCACTCGTACAGGTATTAAAGAAAGAAGAATTCTTAAAGATGCTGACAAAGGAACATCGTACCTTGCAATAAAAGCAGCACAGGATTTAATAGCAAAAGCTAACATTGATCCGTTAGAGATTGATATGATTATTATGGCAACTGCAACACCGGATATGCTGGTGGCTTCTACGGGAGTGTTTGTTGCAACAGAAATTGGAGCAACAAATGCATTTGCTTACGATTTACAGGCGGCCTGCTCAAGTTTTCTATACGGAATGTCAACTGCTGCGGCATATGTACAATCTGGAAGATACAAAAAAGTATTATTAATTGGTGCAGATAAAATGTCATCAATTGTAGATTATACAGACAGAGCAACCTGTATTATTTTTGGAGATGGTGCCGGAGCTGTATTATTCGAACCAAATTATGAAGGCCTTGGTTTACAAGACGAATATTTAAGAAGTGATGGTGTTGGACGCGATTTTCTTAAAATACCAGCCGGAGGATCTCTAATCCCGGCTTCTGAAGACACTGTTAAAAACAGACAGCACAATATCATGCAGGATGGTAAAACAGTATTTAAATATGCTGTTACTAATATGGCAGATGCCAGTGAACTAATTTTGCAAAGAAACAATTTAACTAATCAGGATGTTGATTGGTTAGTGCCGCATCAGGCAAACAAACGCATCATCGATGCTACTGCAGGAAGACTCGAACTTGAAGAGTCTAAAGTACTGGTAAATATCGAGAGATACGGTAATACAACTTCAGGAACATTACCTTTGGTACTTAGCGATTTTGAACATCAATTCAAAAAAGGAGATAATATTATTTTAGCAGCATTTGGAGGAGGATTCACTTGGGGATCTATTTACCTTAAATGGGCTTACGATAAAAAATAA
- the accB gene encoding acetyl-CoA carboxylase biotin carboxyl carrier protein, whose protein sequence is MDLKEIQNLIKFVANSGVAEVKLEMDDVKITIRTTLEGNTTETTYVQQLPAQAALPQVTAAQQTAPIIVNTVPETQAPAAENSKYVTIKSPIIGTFYRKPSPDKPVFTEVGSTVSKGDVLCVIEAMKLFNEIESEVSGKIVKILVDDMSPVEFDQPLFLVDPS, encoded by the coding sequence ATGGATTTAAAAGAAATTCAAAACCTAATCAAATTTGTAGCAAATTCGGGTGTTGCAGAGGTAAAGTTAGAAATGGATGATGTAAAAATCACGATCAGAACAACTTTAGAAGGAAATACAACAGAAACTACTTATGTACAGCAATTGCCGGCTCAGGCTGCCTTGCCACAAGTTACGGCTGCACAGCAGACAGCTCCGATTATTGTAAATACAGTTCCTGAAACTCAGGCTCCTGCTGCTGAAAATTCTAAATATGTTACTATTAAGTCTCCAATCATTGGAACATTCTATAGAAAACCATCTCCGGACAAACCTGTTTTTACAGAAGTAGGAAGCACAGTTTCTAAAGGTGACGTTCTATGTGTAATTGAAGCAATGAAATTATTCAACGAAATCGAATCAGAAGTTTCAGGTAAAATTGTAAAAATTCTTGTAGACGATATGTCTCCTGTAGAATTTGACCAGCCATTATTCTTAGTAGATCCATCATAA